The window GACGGGAGAATCCGGTTGTGACCGGGACGGCTCGTGGGCGAGGCTCTCGGCATGACCACTCCGCCCGAGTCGATCACGCTGGACGACCTCACGCTGCGCCGCTTCGACGGCGAGGCGGACCTTCCCGAGCTCTTCCGGGTGATCGAGGAGTCCCTGGAGCACCTCCGCCCGTGGATGCCCTGGGTCGCCACGCACAGCCCCGACGCCACCCGTGCCTTCCTGGCCGGCCGCGCCGAGCAGTGGGAGAGCGGCGCCGCGTTCACCTACGCGATGGTGACGGAGCGGGGCATCGTCGGCGCCTGCCAGCTGTTCCGCCGCGAGGGCCTGCCGGGCGACGGCCTGGAGATCGGCTACTGGCTGCACCCCGCCGCCACCGGCCGCGGCCTGGCCACCAGAGCCGTCCGGGCACTGGTCGACGAGGCGTTCCTGCTGCCCGGCGTCGACCACGTCGAGATCGTCCACGACCCGGCGAACCGGGCGAGCGGCGCCGTACCGGCGCGCCTCGGCTTCGCCGAGCACCTCTGCCGGCCCGCCGAGCGCCTGGCGCCCGCGCAGACCGGGGTGGACAAGGTCTGGCGGCTGACCCGGGCGCGGACAGGGCTGTGACCGGCCGCACCGGACGGGCGACCGGGGC of the Kitasatospora sp. NBC_01246 genome contains:
- a CDS encoding GNAT family N-acetyltransferase, yielding MTTPPESITLDDLTLRRFDGEADLPELFRVIEESLEHLRPWMPWVATHSPDATRAFLAGRAEQWESGAAFTYAMVTERGIVGACQLFRREGLPGDGLEIGYWLHPAATGRGLATRAVRALVDEAFLLPGVDHVEIVHDPANRASGAVPARLGFAEHLCRPAERLAPAQTGVDKVWRLTRARTGL